One genomic segment of Pecten maximus unplaced genomic scaffold, xPecMax1.1, whole genome shotgun sequence includes these proteins:
- the LOC117321016 gene encoding midasin-like, whose translation MGRSKKKPKPYRKQSESNQPKDGSCIFVKLDKGVWWPGYASEGKGYFYDEDEYITLNKSNWKYTVSDEQLRKSLDKLKGRNKRKFFDDLEATKSKKGSGMTGHADGQEEIVDDNIDEQERLEENSKVDDDQEKILEDGQMKDDDHEKIVKDGQMMDDDQEKIVKDGQMKDDDQEKIVKDGQMVDDDQEKIVKDGQMVDDDQEKIVKDGQMMDDDQEKIVNDGQMKEDDQEKIVEDGQMIDDDQEKIVKAGQMIDDDQEKIVKDGQMKDDDQEKIVKDGQMMDDDQEKIVKDGKMMDDDQEKIVKDGQMMDDDQEKIVMDGQMKDDDQEMLVEDGELADDELEWRSDDELERRSDYELEWRSDDELERRSDYELERRSDYELERISNDELEWRSDDELERRSDDELERRSDYELERRSDYELERISNDELEWRSDDELESITLTDGHDGNMSFRYDGNMVMLKENREAFSAVKEKPDLEEVMDSCSEDSNCSLIWPILSVSLRKTRILKRWKTNDSHKDSDSSVHDYDSNSRDPSYKPQKHDRLDDGYVYMQ comes from the exons catAACCCTCAACAAATCTAATTGGAAATATACAGTCAGTGATGAACAGCTGAGGAAATCACTAG aCAAACTGAAAGGTAGAAATAAAAGGaaattttttgatgatttggaAGCAACAAAGTCAAAG AAAGGCAGTGGAATGACCGGACATGCTGATGGACAAGAAGAGATAGTAGATGATAACATTGATGAACAAGAAAGGCTTGAAGAGAATAGCAAGGTAGatgatgaccaagagaagatattggaggatggacagatgaaggaCGATGACCACGAGAAGAttgtgaaggatggacagatgatggatgatgaccaagagaagattgtgaaggatggacagatgaaggacgatgaccaagagaagattgtAAAGGATGGACAAATGGTGGatgatgaccaagagaagattgtgAAGGATGGACAAATGGTGGatgatgaccaagagaagattgtgaaggatggacagatgatggatgatgaccaagagaagattgtgaatgatggacagatgaaggaagatgaccaagagaagatagtggaggatggacagatgattgatgatgaccaagagaagattgtgAAGGCTGGACAGATGATTGAcgatgaccaagagaagattgtgaaggatggacagatgaaggacgatgaccaagagaagattgtgaaggatggacagatgatggatgatgaccaagagaagattgtgaaggatggaaagatgatggatgatgaccaagagaagattgtgaaggatggacagatgatggatgatgaccaagagaagattgtgatggatggacagatgaaggaCGATGACCAAGAGATGTTGGTGGAGGATGGAGAGTTAgcagatgatgaactagaatggagatcagatgatgaactagaaaggagGTCAGATTATGAACTAGAATGGAGgtcagatgatgaactagaaaggagGTCAGATTATGAACTAGAAAGGAGGTCAGATTATGAACTAGAAAGAATATCAAATGATGAACTAGAATggagatcagatgatgaactagaaaggaggtcagatgatgaactagaaaggagGTCAGATTATGAACTAGAAAGGAGGTCAGATTATGAACTAGAAAGAATATCAAATGATGAACTAGAATggagatcagatgatgaactagaaagcATAACACTAACAGATGGTCATGATGGAAACATGAGTTTCAGATATGATGGAAACATGGTCATGCTGAAGGAAAACAGAGAAGCCTTTAGTG CTGTTAAAGAAAAGCCGGATCTGGAGGAAGTAATGGATTCTTGCAGCGAGGACAGCAACTGCTCGCTGATTTGGCCCATATTG AGTGTTAGTCTGAGAAAGACCAGAATCTTAAAGAGATGGAAAACCAATGA CTCACATAAAGACAGTGATAGTAGTGTTCATGACTATGATTCTAACAGCAGAGACCCTTCTTATAAGCCACAGAAGCATGATAGACTTGATGATGGGTATGTATACATGcaatga